A stretch of DNA from Thalassospiraceae bacterium LMO-SO8:
AGGTCTCCGGCCCACGCAGTTCCATGCACGGAATGTGGCGCCGCTCCAGCAGCTTGCAGGCGCGGTAGGCGTCGCGCTTGCTGAGGCCGTAAACCCGCGCCCGGTGCAGGACCTTGCCGTTCCTCTTGGTCAAGGGAACGATGGAGATCACGCCGCCGTCAAGCAGGGACGGCAGGGTGTCGCGTGCCTTCATGGCCATGCTTTCGGCCTGTTCGGACTGGGCGAAGGCGCCGACCTGGATGCCCCAGCGCGACTGCTTGTCGAACGCGACGATCCGGGGCGGCCCGTCGCCGTCGCCCTGTTCCTCCTCGCGGCCGGGGGGCGTGGGCAGGGGGGCGGGGGCCGGAATGTCGGCCTTGGCCAGCACCGGCGCACTGCCCAGTTCTGCGAAGGCACGGTCCAGGTACTTGGCCATCAGATGGTTGCGCGCACTCGACGAATTGGCGCCGAACACGACGCCGATCAGGCGCCGGCCGTCGCGTTTGGCCGAGGTCACCAGATTGAAGCCGGACGCCCGGATATAGCCGGTCTTGAAGCCGTCGACGCCGTCATAGGTGAGCAGCATCTTGTTGTGGGTCTTGTGCGACACGCCGTCGAAATCGAACCGGGTGCGCGAGAAGAAATGATAGTACTGGGGAAAGTCGCGGAGAAGCGCGCGGGCCAGTTTGGCCATGTCGCGGGCGGTGCTCATCTGCGCGCTGTGGGGCAGGCCCGAGGCATTGCGGAAGGTCGTCCGGTCCATGCCCAGGCGCCGCGCCGTCTCGGTCATTTCCCGGGCGAACTTCCATTCCTTGCCGCTGTAGTTTTCGGCCACGGCGGCGGCGATGTCGTTGGCCGACTTCACGGCCAGGGCCAGGATCGCGTCGCGCACGGAAATGGTCTCGCCGGGTTTCAGGCCAAGCTTCGACGGGGGCTGGCCGGCGGCACGGGCCGACATGCGCAGGCGGGTGTTCATGGACCAGCGGCCGTTTTCGACCGCTTCGAACATCTTGTAGAGGGTCATCATCTTGGTCAGGGAGGCGGGGTAGTTCCGCGTGTCCGCATTGACCGCGTGCAGAACCTCGCCCGTTTCGGCGTCAATGACCAAGGAGGCATATTTGGCCGCCGCTTGTCCCGGTGAAAGCACCAGGGCGGTCAGCAGAACCAGAGCGGCCGCCGCCAAAAGGCGCAGCCCCCCTCTTCGTTTAATCGGACGCGTCGTCTCAGCCATGAGAGCTCTCTTCCCCGTGTTGAGCTGTATGCCTCATTGTCGTCGTCGCGTCGTCCCCCGATTCGCCGGTATCGTAGCGGAATCCGCTTGCGGCGTCTCCAGAAATTTCGCAGCCGAATCAATATCTTCTTTAAGGATTCATCGTAAACATTTGATTAACGGACTGGTCGGCGGGGGGGGGGCGGTCCCCCTGAGCAGGCCGCGGAGGGGGCATCGATGGACATTTTGAGGACAAAAAATTGACACAAAAACAAAAGGTTACAAGAAGGATAAATTTTTGTGCAATGCATCATGCGCCCTTGACGAAAGACCGGCGCAGGGCTTATATTTCAACGATTGCTGCATTGCAGCATCACTGCCCGGCAGTGAAAAGCGGGAACCGGAGGCGCCAAAGCGCCCGGACGCCGCCAAGGATGATGTTGATCACCCGACAAAGAACCCAGATGGAGAGTACAATGGCTGAAGCCAAGAAGCCCACCGCGACCGCGAAACCCGCCGCTGCGCCCGCCGCGCCCGCCAAACCCGCCGCTGCCGCGTCGGCGCCCGCCGCCGGCCAGGTCGAGGCGGTCGCGCCTGTCGTTAAGGAGACCGTTGAAACCGTCGTCAAGGCCGGCGCCGACGTCGCTGCTAAGGGCGTTGAAAAGGCCGCCACCATGGGCCAGGAGCAGATTGCCGCGGCCGTCAAGGCCGGCGGTCAGGTGTTCAAGACTTATGAAGACGCGGTTGCCTACAACAAGGAAAACGTCGACGCCTTCGTCCAGGCCAACAACATCATGGCGAAGGGCATGCAGGATCTGAACAAGGTGCTGTTCGCCATGGCCCAGAAGAACATGGAAGAAACGGTCGACCTGACCAAGAAGATGTTCGGCTGCAAGTCGGTCGACGACATGGTCAAGCTGCAGAGCAGTCTGTTGAAGACCAATTACGCCAAGGCCTTCGACGAAAGCCGCAAGATTTCCGACATGGCCGTGAAACTGGCCGAGGAAGCCGCGGCGCCGATCGCCGGCCGTGTGACCGTCGCCGTCGAAAAGGTGACCAAGCCGATTGCCGCCTGAGGATTTTCGCCTCACCCAACGTGATGCGGCCCTGAACAAGCGCCCGGCAGTCCCTGCCGGGCGTTTTCGTTTGCCGGTTTCGGAGAGGGCGGTGACGGACGATTCTCCGGTCCGGGGCGCGCGCCGGACCGTTTTGGACGACGGCTGATCCGGTTACGGGCCGGCCTGTTGGAGAATTCCTGGACGCGGGACTTGGCGCTGGCGGGTGCTCTGCCCATATATTCTGGGACAAGCGGCAACCGCACCCCGGACCCGGGGCTTCCCCGGGCAATCCTTTTTAAATAGAATTGGATTACCGTCGGAGTGGCAGGCCGCTTCGGCGGCGCCGATGGGCGGCGGTCGCCGGCCCGAACACGGCAAGGACAGGACGGAGATGACAGGACCGACAGACCCGCCAAAATCTCCCATCGACCCGGGGCGGGACGATGACTCCGGCACCGGTTTGGCGGTCAAATCCCGCACGCGGACCAAGCGTCCGTCCATGTACAAGGTCCTGATGCTCAATGACGACTACACGCCGATGGAGTTCGTCGTTCATGTCCTCGAGCGTTTCTTCGGCATGAACAGTGAGCAGGCTACCCAAGTGATGCTGCATGTCCACCAGCGCGGGGTGGGCGTCTGCGGCGTCTTCACATATGAAATCGCCGAAACGAAAGTGACACAGGTCATGGATCTGGCGCGTCAGCATCAGCATCCTCTCCAGTGCACGATCGAGAAAGACGGCGGCGGAGATGAGGATTAGATGCTTTCACGCGAGCTAGAACAGACCCTTCACCGCGCCCTGGCCCTCGCCGCCGAGCGTAATCACGAATACGCAACCCTCGAACACCTGCTTCTTTCCCTGACCGAAGACCCGGATTCCATCGCGGTGCTGAAGGCCTGCGACGTGGAGGTCGAACGCCTGATCGCCGACCTGACCGAGTTCCTCGACAACGAACTGGCCGAGATCGACAACCCGCGCGGGCTTGAGCCCAAGCCGACGGCGGGCTTCCAGCGCGTCGTCCAGCGCGCCGTGATCCATG
This window harbors:
- a CDS encoding D-alanyl-D-alanine carboxypeptidase, which encodes MAETTRPIKRRGGLRLLAAAALVLLTALVLSPGQAAAKYASLVIDAETGEVLHAVNADTRNYPASLTKMMTLYKMFEAVENGRWSMNTRLRMSARAAGQPPSKLGLKPGETISVRDAILALAVKSANDIAAAVAENYSGKEWKFAREMTETARRLGMDRTTFRNASGLPHSAQMSTARDMAKLARALLRDFPQYYHFFSRTRFDFDGVSHKTHNKMLLTYDGVDGFKTGYIRASGFNLVTSAKRDGRRLIGVVFGANSSSARNHLMAKYLDRAFAELGSAPVLAKADIPAPAPLPTPPGREEEQGDGDGPPRIVAFDKQSRWGIQVGAFAQSEQAESMAMKARDTLPSLLDGGVISIVPLTKRNGKVLHRARVYGLSKRDAYRACKLLERRHIPCMELRGPETLEMASLPAEN
- a CDS encoding phasin family protein, with product MAEAKKPTATAKPAAAPAAPAKPAAAASAPAAGQVEAVAPVVKETVETVVKAGADVAAKGVEKAATMGQEQIAAAVKAGGQVFKTYEDAVAYNKENVDAFVQANNIMAKGMQDLNKVLFAMAQKNMEETVDLTKKMFGCKSVDDMVKLQSSLLKTNYAKAFDESRKISDMAVKLAEEAAAPIAGRVTVAVEKVTKPIAA
- the clpS gene encoding ATP-dependent Clp protease adapter ClpS, which gives rise to MTGPTDPPKSPIDPGRDDDSGTGLAVKSRTRTKRPSMYKVLMLNDDYTPMEFVVHVLERFFGMNSEQATQVMLHVHQRGVGVCGVFTYEIAETKVTQVMDLARQHQHPLQCTIEKDGGGDED